From a region of the Microcoleus sp. AS-A8 genome:
- a CDS encoding TetR/AcrR family transcriptional regulator, producing MNTSSSNNASLRRQPKQKRSQQRVERILQAAAELFASVGYEAATTHAIAARAGTAIGSLYQFFPDKLAIFHALEERHMEQVRAIHAQLMTPQMAQQPLESMVQQIVETFAVYFEHPGPKVVYIQYCVAPEMFKYFDESFNQSLIREFAAQLRLRNPALSRSKSQLLAEVCLQCYNSLLLVALRSDLTHRKQLYEEMQELLLAYLRPYVGDEVLRDDGQSLGGNRIPYDRPLAKVEITSSLKLRLNPPLSRGEKLEILPPPLSNRSFSEERAGEGSFMDFCKRSDVLCQQYQLSQRQYQALIFAIKQGGLTIQNFEEICAETSRRTLQRELREMVEKGLLLPEGKTNRLYYRLNPLWLKLATSCDNTK from the coding sequence ATGAACACTTCAAGCTCAAACAATGCATCTCTGCGTCGTCAACCCAAACAGAAACGCAGTCAACAACGGGTTGAGCGGATTTTGCAAGCTGCGGCAGAGCTGTTTGCCTCTGTGGGTTACGAGGCCGCAACAACCCATGCGATCGCAGCGCGTGCGGGAACGGCGATCGGTTCACTTTACCAGTTCTTTCCAGATAAGTTGGCGATTTTTCATGCTCTAGAAGAACGTCACATGGAGCAGGTAAGAGCCATCCACGCCCAGTTAATGACTCCCCAGATGGCTCAACAGCCACTAGAGTCTATGGTTCAGCAGATAGTGGAGACGTTTGCTGTCTACTTCGAGCATCCGGGACCGAAAGTCGTCTACATTCAGTACTGCGTCGCTCCGGAGATGTTTAAGTATTTCGATGAGAGTTTTAATCAATCACTCATCCGAGAGTTTGCGGCACAGTTACGGCTGCGAAACCCTGCTTTGAGTAGGTCAAAAAGCCAACTGCTGGCTGAAGTGTGCCTTCAGTGCTACAACAGTTTGCTGCTGGTAGCATTACGTAGCGATCTCACCCATCGCAAGCAGCTTTATGAGGAGATGCAAGAGCTATTGCTGGCTTATTTGCGTCCTTATGTTGGCGATGAGGTGCTACGGGATGATGGGCAATCTCTCGGCGGAAATCGCATTCCCTACGATAGACCGCTTGCAAAAGTCGAAATTACCTCCTCACTAAAGCTCCGGCTTAATCCCCCCTTATCAAGGGGGGAAAAACTTGAAATCTTGCCCCCTCCCCTTAGCAACCGGAGCTTTAGTGAGGAGAGGGCTGGGGAGGGGTCATTCATGGATTTTTGCAAGAGGTCTGATGTCCTTTGCCAGCAATACCAACTTTCTCAACGCCAATACCAAGCCTTAATATTTGCGATCAAGCAAGGTGGGCTAACCATTCAGAACTTTGAGGAAATTTGCGCGGAGACTTCACGGCGGACGCTACAGCGAGAGTTACGCGAAATGGTGGAGAAGGGTTTGCTGCTGCCTGAGGGAAAGACTAATCGGCTTTACTACCGCCTCAATCCGTTGTGGCTCAAACTTGCGACAAGTTGCGACAATACAAAATAA
- the arsC gene encoding arsenate reductase, glutathione/glutaredoxin type, giving the protein MKRVMFVCKKNSRRSQMAEGFARTLGEGKIAVSSSGLEASQVDPTTVAVMSEIGIDISNQTSKPLSDFNPEEYDAVISVCGCGVNLPESWVLREVFEDWQLDDPEGESIETFQRVRDEVKERVAKLVESLS; this is encoded by the coding sequence ATGAAACGAGTGATGTTTGTGTGCAAGAAAAATTCCCGCCGTTCTCAGATGGCAGAAGGATTTGCTCGGACTTTGGGAGAAGGCAAAATTGCTGTCAGTAGTTCGGGACTAGAAGCTTCTCAGGTCGATCCGACTACTGTTGCAGTGATGTCCGAAATTGGCATTGATATTAGTAACCAAACCTCTAAACCGTTGAGCGATTTCAATCCCGAAGAGTACGATGCTGTGATTTCTGTGTGCGGTTGTGGGGTGAATTTGCCGGAATCTTGGGTATTGCGAGAGGTATTTGAAGATTGGCAACTCGATGACCCAGAGGGGGAGTCAATCGAAACGTTTCAGCGTGTTCGAGATGAAGTTAAGGAACGAGTGGCAAAATTGGTTGAATCGCTGAGTTAG
- a CDS encoding (2Fe-2S) ferredoxin domain-containing protein, with product MEIASEQNNSNSKKRCVLVCQHRSCLANGAQAVLAAFEAAELTDLTVMGARCQGQCTSGPTVRIVPEETWYWRVKPSDVPMIVEQHLKGGKPIDAKLNTRIHIRYSY from the coding sequence GTGGAAATAGCTTCCGAGCAGAACAATTCAAACTCAAAAAAGCGTTGTGTCCTGGTTTGCCAGCATCGATCTTGTCTGGCGAATGGTGCACAGGCAGTACTCGCTGCCTTTGAGGCGGCTGAGTTAACGGACTTGACCGTCATGGGTGCACGTTGCCAGGGACAATGTACCTCAGGACCAACCGTGCGGATTGTTCCAGAAGAGACGTGGTACTGGCGAGTCAAACCCAGTGATGTCCCGATGATTGTGGAGCAACATCTCAAGGGGGGCAAACCGATAGACGCCAAGCTTAACACCCGGATTCATATACGTTATAGCTACTGA
- a CDS encoding response regulator, translated as MPYILVIDDNPTDRLLIIRELERKFTELQVKEIINTKVLAQAIEQGGFDVVITDYQLGWSDGLTVLKQFKSRYPECPVIMFTNSGNEEIAVEAMKSGLDDYIIKAPNRYNRLPTAVKFALERTELRQRAQRLEQERDLLLAQERAARAQAEEANRLKDEFLANLSHELRTPLNAMFGWVQLLRLQRLKDDDYRRATETIERNAKSLAQIIEDLLDVSRIVTGKLALNMHPVELIPVIEAALSTVRPAAQTKDIEIECKLDPKAGAILGDAMRLQQIIWNLLSNAVKFTPQGGRVQIQLARRGAKVALMVSDTGIGICPEFLPYVFDRFRQADSSSTRQQGGLGLGLAIVRHLVELQGGTVQAESLGKEQGATFTIQFPLLAIRTPPKDGEPESATNKTSGILNGVKVLVVDDQSDVREIMELLLEEYDAQVKTAGSVEDAIAAFAAFQPDVLISDISMPIQDGYDLIRQIRAMVAEQAGKIPALSQAMPKAIALTGYAGDEDRDRALAAGFHLHLSKPVDAAELMALVAKLMGRSYP; from the coding sequence ATGCCCTACATCCTTGTCATTGATGACAACCCGACTGACCGCCTGCTAATTATTCGCGAGTTGGAGCGAAAATTTACAGAACTTCAAGTTAAAGAAATCATTAATACCAAAGTCCTTGCACAAGCCATAGAGCAAGGGGGCTTTGATGTGGTCATAACCGACTATCAACTGGGCTGGAGTGATGGACTCACCGTACTCAAGCAGTTTAAGTCCCGCTATCCTGAGTGTCCTGTGATTATGTTTACCAACAGCGGTAACGAAGAGATTGCCGTGGAAGCCATGAAATCAGGACTGGATGATTACATCATCAAGGCTCCTAATCGTTATAATCGATTGCCCACGGCTGTAAAGTTTGCGTTGGAGCGGACTGAACTTCGGCAAAGAGCCCAACGTTTAGAGCAAGAGCGAGATCTATTGCTGGCACAAGAACGAGCGGCTCGTGCCCAAGCCGAAGAAGCCAATCGTCTCAAAGATGAGTTTCTCGCGAACCTCTCTCATGAATTGCGTACACCCCTCAATGCCATGTTCGGTTGGGTGCAACTTTTGCGACTCCAGAGGTTGAAGGATGATGACTACAGACGAGCAACGGAAACCATTGAGCGCAACGCCAAGTCTCTGGCGCAAATCATAGAAGACTTGCTCGATGTTTCCCGCATCGTTACGGGCAAGCTGGCCCTGAATATGCATCCCGTCGAACTCATTCCAGTCATTGAGGCGGCTCTTTCTACCGTGCGCCCCGCCGCACAGACGAAGGATATTGAGATCGAATGCAAGCTAGACCCCAAAGCAGGTGCCATTTTAGGGGATGCGATGCGCTTGCAGCAGATTATCTGGAATCTGTTGTCCAATGCGGTCAAGTTTACCCCGCAAGGCGGACGAGTTCAAATTCAGTTGGCGCGAAGGGGAGCGAAAGTTGCCCTGATGGTCAGCGACACGGGCATTGGCATTTGTCCTGAGTTTTTACCCTATGTGTTTGATCGCTTTCGCCAAGCCGATAGCTCCAGCACTCGTCAACAGGGTGGACTAGGATTGGGATTAGCGATCGTGCGTCATCTCGTTGAACTCCAAGGTGGCACGGTTCAAGCTGAGAGTCTGGGTAAGGAACAAGGGGCAACTTTTACGATCCAATTTCCCCTGTTAGCCATTCGCACTCCACCCAAGGATGGTGAGCCGGAATCGGCGACTAATAAGACCTCAGGTATTCTCAACGGTGTGAAGGTACTGGTTGTGGATGACCAAAGCGACGTTCGTGAGATCATGGAACTCCTGCTGGAAGAGTATGACGCTCAAGTGAAGACGGCGGGTTCAGTAGAGGACGCGATCGCCGCCTTTGCCGCGTTTCAACCCGATGTGCTGATCAGTGATATTAGTATGCCAATTCAGGACGGTTATGATTTGATTCGCCAAATCAGGGCAATGGTTGCTGAGCAGGCCGGGAAAATTCCCGCACTCAGCCAAGCTATGCCGAAGGCGATCGCACTGACGGGCTATGCTGGAGACGAAGACCGCGATCGCGCCTTGGCTGCCGGGTTCCATCTCCACCTATCCAAACCCGTCGATGCGGCTGAATTAATGGCTCTCGTTGCCAAACTGATGGGACGTTCTTACCCATAG
- a CDS encoding pentapeptide repeat-containing protein, with amino-acid sequence MNELDHCYRILGLEPGASLEEVNQAYKDLAFIWHPDRVPSDNSRLREKAAEKLKEINHARDLLRSARRKGQNQTAQTTRSPSPAPQRAQYTQPRSQERYSQRETTAQSRSQSYSQTRSPNPDLSGADFRGADLKEKDLSGRNLSHANLSNANLSDSFLHKVNLQGANLEKANLFRANLFQANLNQANLRDANLIGADLSGADLSGADLRGAKVGTGDRILVKLTGANLSGAILPDGRIHA; translated from the coding sequence ATGAACGAGCTAGATCATTGCTATAGAATACTGGGGTTAGAGCCAGGAGCCTCTCTCGAAGAGGTGAACCAGGCTTATAAAGATTTGGCGTTTATTTGGCATCCCGATCGCGTTCCCAGCGATAATTCTCGGCTGCGGGAAAAAGCAGCGGAAAAACTCAAGGAGATTAATCACGCTCGCGATCTGTTGCGCTCGGCTCGACGCAAGGGTCAAAATCAAACAGCACAAACTACGCGATCGCCTTCTCCTGCACCGCAACGTGCTCAATATACACAACCCCGCTCCCAAGAGCGATACTCCCAAAGGGAAACCACGGCACAATCGCGATCGCAATCTTACTCCCAAACTCGATCACCCAATCCTGATTTGAGTGGAGCCGACTTTCGAGGAGCTGACTTAAAAGAAAAAGATTTGTCAGGACGCAATTTGAGTCATGCAAATCTAAGTAATGCGAACTTGAGTGATAGCTTTTTGCATAAGGTCAATCTTCAGGGAGCGAACTTGGAAAAGGCAAATCTTTTTAGAGCGAACCTATTTCAAGCCAACCTGAATCAAGCTAACTTAAGGGACGCTAACTTAATTGGAGCTGATTTGAGTGGCGCTGATTTGAGTGGTGCTGACTTAAGGGGAGCTAAAGTTGGGACAGGCGATCGAATTTTGGTCAAACTAACAGGAGCCAATTTGTCTGGAGCCATCTTACCTGATGGTCGAATTCATGCCTAA
- a CDS encoding metalloregulator ArsR/SmtB family transcription factor: MGKASTITSDVIASGFHALSDPLRIQVIELLRSQELCVCELCDRLGVTQSKLSFHLKNLKEAELVRSRQEGRWIYYSLNLSQFLLLEEYLAEFRRFSPIIPARPC, translated from the coding sequence ATGGGAAAAGCTTCAACCATCACTTCAGATGTTATCGCCTCTGGCTTTCACGCCTTGTCTGACCCCCTGAGAATTCAGGTGATCGAGCTATTGCGATCGCAAGAGTTGTGCGTCTGCGAATTGTGCGATCGCTTGGGAGTGACTCAGTCCAAGCTGTCATTCCATCTCAAAAACCTCAAGGAAGCTGAACTGGTGCGATCGCGCCAAGAAGGTCGCTGGATTTACTACAGCCTCAATCTCTCCCAGTTCTTGCTTCTAGAGGAGTACCTAGCCGAGTTCCGCCGCTTCAGCCCGATTATTCCGGCTCGTCCCTGCTAA
- the arsB gene encoding ACR3 family arsenite efflux transporter → MNTKNSSGRAVPVQAGSSLSFFEKYLTAWVFICIFVGIALGRLFPNIAIALDAMSIYQVSIPIAICLFFMMYPIMVKIDFTQATNALRAPKPVLLTLVVNWLIKPFTMVAFAQFFLGWLFRPLITGTELIRGSEVTLANSYIAGTILLGIAPCTAMVLMWGYLSYSNQGHTLVMVAVNSLTMLFLYAPLGRWLLAANDLTVPWQTIVLSVLIYVGLPLVAGMYSRYWILKHQGKEWFEREFLKYLSPIAITALLITLVLLFAFKGELIVNNPLHILLIAVPLFIQTNFIFLISYVAALKLNLTYEDAAPAALIGASNHFEVAIATSVMLFGLNSGAALATVVGVLIEVPVMLMLVEVCKRTAMWFPREPEKATLRDPRCIGSLR, encoded by the coding sequence ATGAATACCAAGAATTCTTCCGGTCGTGCAGTACCCGTTCAAGCAGGGAGTAGTCTGAGTTTTTTTGAAAAATACTTAACCGCTTGGGTATTTATCTGCATCTTTGTAGGCATCGCCTTGGGTCGATTATTTCCAAATATTGCGATCGCCTTGGATGCGATGAGCATTTATCAAGTGTCAATTCCGATCGCCATCTGTCTGTTCTTCATGATGTATCCAATCATGGTGAAGATTGACTTTACCCAAGCGACAAATGCACTCAGAGCACCCAAACCCGTCCTCCTTACTCTCGTGGTGAACTGGTTAATTAAGCCGTTCACGATGGTGGCATTTGCTCAATTCTTTCTGGGTTGGCTGTTTCGCCCTCTAATTACGGGTACAGAGTTGATTCGTGGTAGTGAGGTGACACTCGCCAATTCTTACATTGCGGGGACGATTTTATTGGGGATTGCACCTTGTACGGCGATGGTGCTGATGTGGGGCTATCTTTCATACAGCAATCAGGGGCACACCTTGGTAATGGTGGCAGTGAATTCTCTCACCATGCTGTTTCTGTATGCACCCTTGGGAAGATGGTTGCTAGCGGCGAATGATTTAACCGTACCTTGGCAGACGATTGTGCTATCGGTGCTGATTTATGTCGGTTTGCCCTTAGTGGCTGGGATGTACAGCCGTTACTGGATTCTTAAACATCAGGGAAAAGAGTGGTTTGAAAGAGAGTTTCTCAAATATCTCAGTCCGATCGCGATTACAGCCCTTTTGATTACTCTGGTACTGCTATTTGCCTTCAAAGGGGAACTGATTGTCAACAATCCCCTGCACATTTTGTTGATTGCAGTACCACTGTTTATTCAAACGAATTTCATTTTCTTAATCAGTTATGTTGCTGCGTTGAAGTTGAACCTCACCTATGAAGATGCAGCACCAGCAGCCCTAATTGGAGCGAGTAATCATTTTGAAGTTGCGATCGCCACATCAGTTATGCTGTTTGGCTTAAATTCGGGGGCGGCACTTGCTACTGTTGTGGGTGTGTTAATTGAAGTGCCTGTAATGCTGATGCTAGTAGAGGTGTGTAAGCGCACAGCGATGTGGTTTCCACGAGAACCGGAGAAGGCTACGTTACGTGACCCCCGGTGTATCGGTTCTTTGAGGTAA
- a CDS encoding Rieske 2Fe-2S domain-containing protein, whose translation MSLLEGAPWLLAHKSMLEVNKPKKVSLYGTDYVLWQDRMGKINALPNACPHMGAMLSEGWCQERDDKTSVVVCPFHALEFDGEGCTILPGSNKKTLPQLQPLELMIQGDFIWSYGGYEPKVPIPNILNEITSQYKFIGHTADLSVETDLLSMLLIMHDYNHQNGTHRPLFRIEEVQFENFIDDGHHSHAFYSLPTSPTKLSEKLSNPDLLLLPKVIKAHLENHFPSLVIAHVENWAGKVAQVHLFVPESTTRTRTYVLMYGIPKHPAFKPLGQKFLNFAKVIVEQDAAILPKIYPNTPQKIKLNNEVGMDWVRRNFKNWSKMADVSFPSRS comes from the coding sequence ATGTCTCTGCTTGAAGGTGCGCCTTGGCTATTGGCACACAAATCGATGTTGGAGGTTAATAAGCCTAAAAAAGTATCTCTTTATGGTACAGACTATGTGCTGTGGCAAGATCGAATGGGCAAAATTAACGCTTTACCGAATGCCTGTCCGCACATGGGGGCAATGTTGTCTGAAGGGTGGTGTCAGGAGCGTGACGATAAAACAAGTGTAGTCGTTTGCCCGTTTCATGCCCTTGAGTTTGATGGTGAAGGCTGCACAATTTTACCAGGGTCGAATAAGAAAACGCTGCCGCAACTCCAGCCGCTAGAACTGATGATTCAAGGAGATTTTATTTGGTCGTATGGCGGGTATGAACCCAAAGTCCCAATTCCCAATATTCTCAATGAAATTACTTCTCAATATAAGTTTATTGGTCATACCGCTGACCTCAGTGTAGAGACGGATTTGCTCTCGATGCTGCTAATTATGCACGACTACAATCACCAAAATGGTACGCATCGCCCTCTATTTAGGATTGAGGAAGTGCAGTTTGAGAATTTTATTGATGACGGTCACCATTCCCACGCTTTTTACAGTTTGCCAACGTCCCCAACTAAGTTATCAGAAAAACTAAGCAATCCCGATTTGCTTCTGCTGCCAAAGGTCATTAAAGCTCATCTGGAAAATCACTTTCCATCTTTAGTAATAGCTCATGTAGAAAACTGGGCGGGTAAAGTTGCCCAAGTCCACTTGTTTGTACCGGAGTCTACAACTCGGACACGAACCTACGTACTGATGTACGGGATACCTAAACACCCTGCCTTTAAACCCCTAGGTCAAAAGTTTCTCAATTTTGCCAAAGTAATCGTCGAGCAGGATGCAGCTATTTTGCCCAAGATTTACCCGAACACACCTCAAAAAATTAAGCTCAATAATGAAGTTGGCATGGACTGGGTAAGGCGCAATTTTAAGAACTGGTCAAAGATGGCAGATGTTTCCTTCCCGTCTAGAAGCTAA
- a CDS encoding response regulator transcription factor — protein MRILVVEDDIQLSEVLTEALTRRQYVVDSAKDGEVAWSWVESMKYDLVVLDVTLPKLDGIRFCQQLRGCEVTHPAHRNSTSPVLMLTARDTVADKITGLDAGADDYVAKPFDLEELMARIRALLRRGSSSSTASLCWGSLRLNPSTFEAAYDNKLLSLTPKEYALLELLVSSGRRVLSRAGIIEQVWSLDNSPAEETVTSHIRGLRHKLRDLGAPDDFIETVHGLGYRLK, from the coding sequence ATGCGTATTTTGGTGGTTGAAGACGATATCCAGTTGTCGGAGGTACTGACAGAAGCTCTAACCCGACGCCAGTATGTGGTAGATAGTGCCAAAGATGGAGAGGTTGCTTGGAGTTGGGTTGAGTCAATGAAGTATGACTTGGTGGTACTGGATGTGACGCTACCGAAACTGGACGGCATTCGATTCTGTCAGCAGTTGCGGGGTTGTGAAGTCACCCATCCCGCTCATCGCAACTCAACCTCACCCGTGCTGATGCTAACCGCCCGCGATACCGTTGCCGACAAGATTACAGGACTGGATGCTGGAGCCGATGACTACGTGGCAAAGCCCTTTGACTTGGAAGAGTTGATGGCTCGAATTCGTGCTCTGTTGCGGCGGGGCAGTTCTTCAAGCACAGCGAGCCTATGCTGGGGGAGTCTGCGCCTGAATCCGAGTACCTTCGAGGCGGCTTATGACAATAAGCTCCTATCGTTGACCCCCAAAGAGTATGCCCTTTTGGAACTGTTGGTTTCCAGTGGCAGGCGGGTGTTGAGCCGTGCAGGCATTATTGAACAAGTTTGGTCACTGGACAATTCCCCTGCCGAGGAAACGGTTACCTCTCATATCCGAGGTTTGCGGCACAAGCTCAGAGATTTAGGCGCTCCTGATGATTTCATTGAAACGGTTCATGGACTGGGTTATCGCCTGAAGTAA
- a CDS encoding transposase, with protein sequence MSNNFAIASISTMPYAPEKHHRRSIRLKEYDYTQPGAYYITLCTKARQCLFGDVVKGEMHLNSLGNIAFTCWQTIPDHFPHVELDVFVIMPNHLHGILVISDTLIRARQCRAPTIEQNHIPKTEKFGKPVSGSIPTVIRSYKSAVTKRINAICNTKYTSLIWHRALYEHISRDEASVHNIRRYIVENPWRWADDPENPQHYPENQGLLLDLPF encoded by the coding sequence ATGTCAAACAACTTCGCGATCGCATCCATCTCAACTATGCCCTATGCTCCCGAAAAACATCACCGCCGTTCTATTCGTCTAAAAGAATACGATTACACCCAACCGGGAGCCTATTATATTACCCTCTGTACCAAGGCGCGGCAATGTCTATTTGGTGATGTGGTCAAGGGCGAAATGCATTTAAATTCTTTGGGTAATATTGCCTTCACCTGTTGGCAGACAATTCCCGATCATTTTCCCCATGTTGAATTAGATGTTTTTGTAATAATGCCGAATCATCTACATGGAATTTTGGTGATTAGCGATACCTTGATTAGGGCACGGCAATGCCGTGCCCCTACGATAGAACAAAATCATATCCCCAAAACAGAAAAATTTGGTAAACCTGTATCCGGTTCTATCCCTACGGTGATTCGTTCTTATAAAAGCGCTGTTACTAAAAGAATTAATGCTATTTGCAATACCAAATACACATCATTAATTTGGCATCGCGCTCTTTACGAACACATCAGCCGCGATGAAGCATCTGTGCATAATATCCGACGATATATTGTAGAAAATCCTTGGCGTTGGGCAGATGATCCAGAAAATCCCCAGCATTATCCAGAAAATCAGGGACTCCTGCTCGATCTGCCTTTCTGA
- a CDS encoding M48 family metallopeptidase, translating to MQRLLIRVGIGVLFALFGVITYFTNVDVNPVTGEKQRVQLSARQEVALGIQARDKMAAQHGGLYPDSRLQAYVDQVGERVVKQSQASEAPYPFQFHLLRDPKTINAFALPGGQVFITAALLNRLNSEAQLAGVLGHEVAHVVGRHGAEHLAKQQLGGSLVNAVGIAASDNPDSARQAAVVAQAVNQLVSLRYGREDELESDRLGFQFMTKAGYNPKGIVELMQILASARQGGQQPEFLSSHPDPGNRVQRLNALIADSFPNGVPANLAEGREEFARNVKTSLPTR from the coding sequence GTGCAAAGACTACTGATTCGTGTGGGGATTGGGGTGTTATTTGCCCTGTTTGGCGTGATTACCTACTTTACTAACGTCGATGTGAACCCAGTAACGGGGGAAAAACAGCGAGTACAGCTCTCTGCGCGCCAGGAAGTCGCGCTCGGTATACAGGCACGGGACAAGATGGCGGCACAACATGGGGGTCTTTACCCAGATTCTAGACTCCAAGCCTATGTTGATCAGGTGGGAGAGCGAGTGGTCAAGCAGTCGCAAGCTTCTGAAGCGCCCTATCCCTTTCAATTCCATTTGCTGCGCGACCCCAAAACAATTAATGCGTTTGCCTTACCCGGAGGGCAGGTTTTTATTACAGCGGCTTTGCTCAATCGCCTCAACTCAGAAGCGCAACTGGCAGGGGTATTGGGGCATGAAGTCGCACATGTGGTGGGGCGACACGGCGCGGAACATCTGGCTAAACAGCAACTGGGGGGATCACTGGTGAATGCGGTCGGCATTGCCGCTAGTGATAATCCAGACAGTGCAAGGCAAGCGGCAGTTGTGGCGCAGGCCGTCAATCAATTGGTTAGCTTACGGTACGGGCGTGAGGATGAATTGGAAAGCGATCGCCTCGGTTTTCAGTTTATGACAAAGGCCGGCTATAACCCAAAAGGGATTGTGGAACTGATGCAAATCCTCGCCTCTGCTAGACAGGGGGGGCAACAACCGGAGTTTTTAAGTTCTCACCCCGACCCGGGGAATCGAGTGCAACGCCTCAATGCTCTGATTGCTGATAGCTTTCCCAATGGTGTTCCTGCCAATCTAGCAGAGGGACGCGAGGAATTTGCCCGAAATGTAAAGACTAGCTTACCCACTCGTTGA
- a CDS encoding DUF4112 domain-containing protein yields the protein MNTNTIERLATLNRIRKLSRLMDTAIGIPGTKFRIGLDPIIGLIPGAGDIISTGFSAYIIYLATRFGIPSQDLQRMILNIGLEAVVGTLPLVGDLFDAYYKSNIRNLAILEQHLQATEPEIEELASTLYDVQEPIARR from the coding sequence ATGAATACTAATACTATAGAACGTCTCGCGACCCTCAATCGTATCCGCAAACTCAGCCGCTTGATGGATACAGCTATTGGTATCCCTGGCACCAAATTTCGTATTGGGTTAGACCCAATCATCGGTCTAATCCCAGGTGCAGGGGACATAATTAGTACAGGTTTTTCGGCTTACATTATTTATCTAGCAACTCGCTTTGGCATTCCCAGTCAAGATCTCCAAAGAATGATCTTGAATATTGGTCTGGAAGCTGTTGTGGGTACACTACCTCTGGTTGGTGATTTGTTCGACGCTTATTACAAGTCGAATATCCGCAATCTAGCCATTTTAGAGCAACATCTTCAGGCCACTGAGCCAGAAATTGAAGAGCTTGCTTCTACTCTCTATGATGTTCAAGAGCCGATAGCACGCCGATAA
- a CDS encoding response regulator, whose protein sequence is MTQTILLVEDNPADILLIQRAFRQADLSHISLQIVRDGDAAVLYLSGEREYLDRERYPLPMLMLLDLKLPRRSGHEVLEWLRQQPDLKRLPVIMLTSSREVFDVNQAYELGANSYLVKPIGFAALVEMLKTLNLYWLMLNEPPEVQYS, encoded by the coding sequence ATGACACAGACAATTTTGCTCGTAGAAGATAATCCGGCTGATATTCTTTTAATTCAACGTGCCTTTCGCCAAGCAGACTTATCCCATATTTCTCTACAAATTGTTAGAGATGGAGATGCAGCGGTTCTGTATCTTAGTGGTGAAAGAGAATATTTAGACCGAGAACGCTATCCCCTACCCATGCTCATGCTACTAGACCTAAAGCTGCCCCGCCGCTCAGGTCATGAAGTCCTAGAATGGCTCCGACAGCAACCCGACCTCAAACGTCTGCCGGTCATTATGTTAACGTCGTCGAGAGAAGTATTTGATGTTAACCAAGCTTATGAGTTAGGGGCTAATTCTTATTTAGTCAAACCGATTGGTTTCGCGGCTTTAGTAGAAATGTTGAAGACTCTTAACCTATACTGGCTAATGCTCAATGAACCGCCAGAAGTTCAGTATAGTTAA
- a CDS encoding DUF1830 domain-containing protein: MNRLLKTTEIQKNQTSSEGHPLLCFYKNTTDKIQIAKIYSFKNCYFEQVIFPAETILFNAYPEAELEIYTGSMISTVLIEKILCSQLQVKG; encoded by the coding sequence ATGAATAGATTACTAAAAACGACCGAAATCCAGAAAAACCAAACTTCATCAGAAGGTCACCCCCTTCTCTGTTTCTACAAAAATACAACTGATAAGATTCAAATTGCTAAAATTTATAGCTTCAAAAATTGCTATTTTGAGCAAGTAATTTTCCCGGCAGAGACTATTCTTTTCAATGCTTATCCAGAAGCTGAGCTGGAAATTTATACAGGTTCGATGATTAGTACCGTTTTAATCGAAAAAATTCTCTGTTCTCAGCTACAAGTGAAAGGGTAA